In the genome of Flexistipes sinusarabici DSM 4947, one region contains:
- a CDS encoding M16 family metallopeptidase produces MKKLILALTFFFILEGFSMALQTHELPNGVQLVYKHVPGNKITSVQLWMKTGSVNETAQNNGISHFLEHMVFKGTEKFAPDEIDTLVEAKGGQMNAATSKDYTFYYITIPTFNVETAFNVISQMVFEATFPKEEIKKEKPVVIQEIMRKYDSPTYDMWTYLSETLFKNTPYAREVIGSVENIKSFDRQTLLKYYNSFYHPENMTLVVVGDLSEDKAKELAMQYFNKTKDANPINKSFGIPDKLNKNVKKVFEKDITQSYTALVYRAPSLMSEDKYEMEVLTEILSGGEYSLLNEKLKNIENPLVNMVFGGYLGQKYGGSFTFFYTKHPSTDGDPLSKIREIIDNLQKGNLSEKDLKKAKNRLKAETVFQREKASNEAHDIGMAYTLGITDYYKDYVENIEAVELGDIKDVARKIFSDNYILVKTVPKNH; encoded by the coding sequence GTGAAAAAACTGATTCTGGCTCTAACATTCTTTTTTATCCTGGAGGGATTTTCAATGGCGTTACAAACCCATGAGCTGCCAAACGGTGTCCAGCTTGTCTACAAACATGTGCCCGGAAACAAAATAACATCCGTACAGCTTTGGATGAAGACGGGTTCCGTTAACGAAACTGCTCAAAACAACGGAATATCTCATTTTCTTGAACATATGGTATTCAAAGGAACGGAAAAATTTGCACCGGATGAAATCGATACTCTCGTTGAGGCCAAAGGCGGTCAGATGAATGCGGCAACCAGCAAAGATTATACATTTTACTATATCACTATACCCACTTTCAATGTGGAAACAGCTTTTAATGTAATCAGTCAAATGGTTTTTGAAGCCACATTCCCCAAAGAGGAAATAAAAAAAGAAAAACCCGTTGTCATTCAGGAAATAATGCGCAAGTACGACAGCCCGACATACGATATGTGGACATATTTATCGGAAACACTTTTCAAAAATACTCCTTATGCAAGAGAGGTCATAGGAAGCGTTGAAAACATCAAATCTTTTGACAGACAGACACTCTTAAAATATTACAACAGTTTTTATCACCCTGAAAATATGACACTCGTAGTGGTTGGTGATTTATCAGAGGATAAAGCAAAAGAATTGGCAATGCAGTATTTTAATAAAACAAAAGATGCCAATCCTATTAACAAAAGCTTTGGGATTCCGGATAAGCTTAATAAAAATGTAAAAAAAGTTTTTGAAAAAGATATTACACAAAGCTATACCGCTTTGGTTTATAGAGCCCCCTCATTAATGAGTGAGGATAAATACGAGATGGAAGTACTAACGGAAATTTTATCGGGTGGAGAGTATTCCCTCCTTAACGAAAAGCTCAAAAATATAGAAAACCCCCTTGTAAATATGGTTTTTGGCGGTTATCTGGGGCAAAAGTACGGAGGCAGTTTTACCTTCTTCTACACCAAACATCCCTCTACAGACGGTGATCCACTTTCAAAAATACGTGAAATTATAGATAATTTGCAGAAAGGAAATTTATCTGAAAAAGATTTGAAAAAAGCAAAAAACAGACTAAAGGCGGAAACAGTTTTTCAGAGAGAAAAAGCGTCTAATGAAGCCCATGATATCGGGATGGCTTACACGTTGGGGATAACCGACTACTACAAAGATTATGTAGAAAATATAGAAGCTGTTGAATTGGGTGATATAAAGGATGTTGCACGCAAAATCTTTTCAGATAACTATATCCTTGTAAAAACTGTTCCGAAAAATCATTAA
- the elbB gene encoding isoprenoid biosynthesis glyoxalase ElbB: MPKIGVIFSGCGVFDGTEITEAVMTLYFLEKKGADIVCMAPNIEQYHVVNHLTGDVDESKKRNVLEEAARLVRGNVKDISEVDINELDALVIPGGFGAAKNLTTYAIEGNDCKVNEDVKKAVNTIVTSKKPMAAICIAPVLVAKALEGTGITSKITIGSDENVAGSIESFGATHVECPVKEAVVDEENKIITTPAFMLAQNTLEVAAGIEKTIENLYRFL; this comes from the coding sequence ATGCCAAAAATAGGTGTGATTTTCAGCGGGTGCGGTGTTTTCGACGGAACGGAGATTACCGAAGCTGTTATGACATTATATTTTCTTGAGAAGAAAGGAGCTGACATTGTTTGTATGGCGCCTAATATCGAACAATATCATGTTGTTAACCATCTAACGGGTGATGTAGATGAAAGTAAAAAACGGAATGTATTGGAAGAAGCAGCCAGGCTTGTCAGAGGCAATGTGAAAGATATCAGCGAGGTGGACATCAATGAGCTTGATGCACTGGTTATCCCCGGCGGTTTTGGTGCTGCTAAGAACCTTACCACTTATGCTATTGAAGGTAATGACTGTAAAGTCAATGAAGATGTGAAAAAGGCGGTTAATACCATTGTAACTTCAAAAAAGCCGATGGCGGCAATATGTATAGCTCCTGTTCTGGTGGCTAAAGCTCTTGAAGGGACAGGTATAACATCCAAAATTACAATCGGTAGCGATGAAAATGTAGCCGGTTCGATAGAATCCTTCGGAGCCACACATGTTGAGTGTCCGGTTAAAGAGGCGGTTGTTGATGAAGAAAATAAAATTATAACAACTCCTGCGTTTATGCTGGCTCAAAATACCCTTGAAGTGGCTGCCGGAATTGAAAAGACAATTGAAAACCTATACAGATTTCTTTAA